The following nucleotide sequence is from Pirellulales bacterium.
ATTTGCCGACGAAGCGGCCAATCAAAAGACCGCCGTCCAGCAATTTGCCGCGTTTGCCGCGCTGGGGCTGCAGTATTACAGCCTGCGGTTTATCGATGCCGGCGAGGGCATCAAGAACGTCATGCAGCTCAAAGTGTCGGAGATCCAGAAGATCCGGCACCTGGAAGACGAATACGGCCTGAACGTCTCGTCGATCGGTTCGCCGATCGGCAAAGTCAAACTGCTCGACGTCAACGACGGCACCAAGAACGCGTTCGTGCCCTTCAAGAAATACCTGGCCAAGGACGTGGCCCGGGCCTGCGAATTGGCCCATGCCTTTGAGACCAAACTGATCCGCGGCTTCTCGTTCTATCACCCCCGCGGAACCGAGCCCCGCGACCATTTGCCGCAAGTGGTCGATCAGTTGGGCCAGATCGTCGAGACCTGCCATCGGTCCGACCTGACCTTCGGCTTGGAGATCGAGGCCAACCTGGTCGGGCAGACCGGTCAACTGCTGGCCGAGATACAGCGGCAGGTCGATCACCCGGCCCTGATGCTGATCTTCGACGGCGCCAACGTGCTTTGCCAGGGTTATTCGCCGTCCGAGGTTTACGAGCAGTACCAGGCGATGAAGCATGCCGTCGGCTGGATGCATATCAAGGACTATCGCGCTCCGCGCGGCGTCGCGCGGCAGCGTGGGCACGTGGACGAGGACGCGCTCGAGCTTTTTGTCCCCGCCGACGTCGGCGAATCGGCCCACGAGGCGGTGCTCAAGGACTTCCGCGACCAGATTCCCAAGCTCGAGAAGAAGCTCAAGCGCCG
It contains:
- a CDS encoding sugar phosphate isomerase/epimerase, whose translation is MIERPSVILSGFADEAANQKTAVQQFAAFAALGLQYYSLRFIDAGEGIKNVMQLKVSEIQKIRHLEDEYGLNVSSIGSPIGKVKLLDVNDGTKNAFVPFKKYLAKDVARACELAHAFETKLIRGFSFYHPRGTEPRDHLPQVVDQLGQIVETCHRSDLTFGLEIEANLVGQTGQLLAEIQRQVDHPALMLIFDGANVLCQGYSPSEVYEQYQAMKHAVGWMHIKDYRAPRGVARQRGHVDEDALELFVPADVGESAHEAVLKDFRDQIPKLEKKLKRRGIPGVFLDLEPHLKGGGQFGGFSGPDGMGVALRGLCRVLDYVGLNYHLRDFDDIRALRGR